The DNA segment TCGACACCCAACCGCTGTGGCAGCACGTCATCGTCGGCCACGGCATCTCGAACGGCCTGTTCATGGTGGTACCCAACCGCTTCGGCAACGAAGGCGAGATAACCTTCTACGGCTCGTCGTTCATCTCCGATCCCTACGGCCGCATCCTTGTTCAGGCACCCCGAGACGAATCGGCCGTCCTCGTCGCGGATCTCGACCTCGATCAGCGTCGAGAATGGTTGGAGCTCTTCCCGTTCCTACTGACACGCCGACCCGACACGTACGGCCGCCTCACCGAGCCGGTGAACGCCGACGCACCGTACGGTGACGGACACGCTGCGACGCCGGTGATCAAATGACCACCACCGCAACGACGTTCACGATGCCGTCCGAAACCGCCCCGCAGGACAAGGTGTGGATGGCATTCCCGTGCGAGGGCTACTCCCTCGGCGACGACCCGGAGGCCAAGCACGAGGCCCGCTCCACGTGGGCTGCCGTCGCACACGCTGTTGCCGAGTTCGAGCCGGTGACCGTCGTCGTCGATCCGGCCGAACGCGCCGTCGCATCGACATACCTCTCGCGCGATATCGACATTGTCGAAGCACCGTTGAACGACGCCTGGATGCGCGATATCGGCCCGACATTCGTTCATGCACAGGACGGTTCGGTCGCCGCCGTCGACTGGGTCTTCAACGGCTGGGGTGCACAGGACTGGGCGCAGTGGGACAAGGACAGCCGTATCGGCGAGTTCGTCGCCAATCAGGCTGCAGTACCGCGCATCACGTCGTCGATGGTCAACGAGGGCGGCGGCATCGCGGTCGACGGCGCAGGTACGGTGCTGGTGACCGAGACCGTGCAACTCGATCCGGGCCGCAACCCCGGGCTGTCGAAAGCCGACATCGAAGCGGAACTGGCACGAACCATCGGCGCGCAGCACGTCATCTGGCTGCCGCGCGGACTGACGCGTGATTCCATGCGTTTCGGTACCCGCGGACACGTCGACATCGTCGCGGCCATCCCGTCGCCGGGAACGGTGTTGGTGCATCGGCAATACGATCGGGCTCACCCCGACTACGAGGTCGGCTCACTGATCGTCGACGCACTGCGTTCCACCCACGACGGCTCGGGCGAGGACTGGAACATCGTGGAGGTGCCGGCTCCGCGGACACTGCGTGATGCCGAAGGCTTCGTCGACTACAGCTACATCAATCATCTGGTCGTCGACGGCGGCGTGATCGCCTGCAGTTACGACGACCCGTCCGACGCCGAAGCTGCAGCAATCCTGCGCGAGGCGTACCCGGGCCGGGACGTGGTGACCGTGGACGCGAGGCCGCTGTTCGAGCGCGGCGGCGGAATCCACTGCATCACCCAGCACCAGCCTTCGGCGAAGGATCTCAGCTGACGGTTGCGTCCTACGAGCTGCGACGAACCTCGAGCTGCTCGCCGACGGCAACGGTGTGCGCTTCGGTCACGCAGTCCAGGCGTCCGTCCAGACGCAGCGAGACGTTGTACTCACCCTGCTTGAGGTTGAACGTGGTGATGGTGATGCTGGTGGCGTTCTCGTCCACGATCACGCGCTGACTCAGCGACAGCATCCCGTTGTGCAGAACTTCGCACATCTGCCCCGGAAGGACATTGTCGACGTGAACCGTAATGGTCTTCGGTCCGCCGAGAGCCTCGATGGTGGGCTGCGGCGTGCTCGATCCGACGAGTCTGAGGTAACTCTTGTCTCTGCGCACGGCCTCGACTTCCCTGTTAGCGTGCTCCACCCGAAAGTGAACGTCCGACGTGGTCTCGTTGGTGCTTCGTGGCGCGATGGAAGACGGATTGGTTTCACACGTCGTCATCGGCCTCGACCCGAGCCTCTCTTTACATCGGGGGCGAAACCGTCCGCGTTACGAACCCGCCTCCGACCAGCCCACCCACAGCCGCAAACATCCAGGGAATCTCGATGTCATCGGTCAGAACATACCTCTCGTACCGCGGATCTGCGAGCGGACTGTTCGAACCGATATCTTTACGTATCCTTACACCCTGTATTACTGAGCGCTGCTGATTCGCGACGCGAGAATCAGTCCGCTTCGTCGAAGCCCTGTAGTTCGGCCTTCTCCGCGGCGAGCTCGGCTTCTCGCTGCCGGCGCTGATGCATCTTGACTCCGACGATCGCCGCGGCGAAACCGAGCGCCGCGCCGCCGGCCGCCCCGATCCACAGGCTCCCGAGATCGCCGCCGCCGTAGTGGGCAAGTAGGCGAATCATCGCTCCCCCGCCGCTGAGAACCAACAGCACAGCGGCGAGCCCTATGCGTACGCGTCGCAGCTCCTGCGAGGTGTACATGTCGATCCCCCGAGCGCGGGAATACGCCAGCACAACGAAGGAAACGGTGATCAGCGCAAGA comes from the Rhodococcus sp. SBT000017 genome and includes:
- a CDS encoding agmatine/peptidylarginine deiminase: MTTTATTFTMPSETAPQDKVWMAFPCEGYSLGDDPEAKHEARSTWAAVAHAVAEFEPVTVVVDPAERAVASTYLSRDIDIVEAPLNDAWMRDIGPTFVHAQDGSVAAVDWVFNGWGAQDWAQWDKDSRIGEFVANQAAVPRITSSMVNEGGGIAVDGAGTVLVTETVQLDPGRNPGLSKADIEAELARTIGAQHVIWLPRGLTRDSMRFGTRGHVDIVAAIPSPGTVLVHRQYDRAHPDYEVGSLIVDALRSTHDGSGEDWNIVEVPAPRTLRDAEGFVDYSYINHLVVDGGVIACSYDDPSDAEAAAILREAYPGRDVVTVDARPLFERGGGIHCITQHQPSAKDLS